The region CCTTCACCCCGTGGCTTCCCCTCCCACGCACCGGCTTCCCAACAACAGGATACCGGTCTATAGACCGAAcaacatctccaacatcctcagCCGTAACAAGCCACGACCGTGGTAAAGTAAACCCGCCAATCCCTGCCAGTTGACCATTCAGATACGCCTTATCGTCAAAATTCTCAACCAAGCCGGGCGGCTGACCAACAACATACACCCGCTCCGCCAGCGGCGTCAACCTATCCGACGTCTGCAGCGGATGCGAACTAAACAGAATCGTATTCGCCCAGAAATGCGTAACGCCCTGCCGCACAGCGGAGTAGATACCCTCTTCTGTATCGGGGAAGGACCAGCCCTCGTGCGCGGACACGGGCGCGTCTGCATCCGCTTTGACAACCCTGATGCCTTGTTGCTGTAGCGTGTAGGCGATGTCTGCGCTGGAGTCTTGGTAGCCTAGGCGGTACTTGTTAATAGGGGCGTACTTGGAAGTGAAAAAGGTGGCTGGCTCACCTCCTGGCTTGCGCGGTTTGCGCACGCCATTGATGACCGGGGGGTCGATTGCCTGGTGTAGGACAGCGACGGTCGGGGCGGTGCCGGTGGTGCGAATCTGGCGGCTCGAACGCGGAATTGACGCTTTCAATGTCCTTGCTGTTAACATGGTGCTTGGGTTGTAGAGTGAAGGTGGAAGAGTTGGCGGGATGTTGTTAACTTGTGACCGGGTGGGTGGTTCCGAGTCGGATGCATCCGAGGGCCCGGAGTAGTCCGTATACAATATACAGCAGTGAATTCATGGCCTAATTCTAGGATGCAGCTTGTATAACACATGTCgtaatatctaatatagtCATTTATGCCTTTAAGTCTACTGGCGCTACTACTACAACAGTATAGTCTCCTCTCCTACAGTCGCCACTCTACTGTATCTCAATTCCTACGATGAAGCTGTCTGATAATGGTATGGTCACAATGCTCAGTCCATCCACTCGCCAGGAACGGCTGTCTGCCATGTCGTCGTGGAAAAGAATGCGACGAGGCGAAGCCACGTGGTTTCTTCCATGGGAGTCTTAATTTTGTCGAAAAAGATAAGTACCCCGTATCATACTTGCCAGTTCATGCAGTAACCGAGTAGCATAGTGGATAGAGTTGATGCTGGTGGAACTTATGCATCCCTCGGTAGAATGGAGAGTGGGTCTGGACAGAGTTTATTCATTAATTGATTATTCTAAcattctttttatatttatcttatttccTACCGCAGTGACGCAATACCAAATTCCTGCCTTATAATATACCAACAACAAGACTGGTCCCTGCCTGGTTTGCGGTATTCTCAACTCCGCAATACGATGACATTCAGCACAGCATTAACCAGGAAGCTCGGTATCGCATGTAtgttcttgatatctttCTTCTAAAGCAATATTCTAACACAAACAGTGCCCATCGTCCAAGGAGGCATGCAATGGGTCGGATACGCAGAACTCGCCGCCGCAGTCAGCAACGCCGGTGGTCTGGGAATAGTACGCACGCTCATTCTCTCTTTCGTCCAAAAAAGCTAACCCATGGCGTAGCTTACCGCACTGACCCAACCCACCCCAGAAGCCCTGCGCAAGGAGATCCGTCGGTGTCGCGCACTGACCAAGAACCCGTTCGGCGTGAATCTCACCCTACTCCCTGCCCTCGTTGCGCCAGACTACAGCGCATACGCACAGGTTATTCTCGACGAGGGCATTCGCATTGTCGAGACGGCGGGCAACAATCCCGGGCCTGTTATCAATCAACTTAAAAACGAGGCGGAGATGACAATCTTGCATAAATGCACTACAATCCGCCATGCGAAGTCGGCTATCAAGCTCGGTGTCGACTTTTTGTCTATCGACGGGTTCGAATGTGCAGGACACGTCGGAGAGCATGATATAACCAGCTTTATCCTTCTCGGTCGCGCGCGCCAGGAACTTGAAGTACCCTTTATCGCATCTGGAGGTTTCGCAGATGGCCACGGGCTGATTGCCGCTCTGGCGCTCGGCGCAGAAGGAATTAACATGGGTACGCGGTTTATGTGTACGGCTGAGTCTCCTGTCCATCGAAAGATCAAAGAACGTATCGTTGCAGCGGATGAGAATGACACAGAGTTGGTGCTCCGTCGATGGAGGAATACGCAGCGGCTCTTTAAGAATGGGGTTACGGCGGATACACTGAATGTTGAGAAGACCAGTACCTCGGGGGAGTTCAGCGAGGTTGCTCCTTTTGTGAGTGGAAAGCGTGGGCGTGAGGTGTTCTTGAATGGGGATCCTGAGTATGGGGTATGTTATGCTATGACTCTCTACTAAACACGACTAACTGATGATAGGTCTGGACGGCTGGCCAGTCTATTGGGTTGATCCACGATATCCCTACGTGTGGCGAGCTACTCACTCGAATTGAGAAAGAGGCTAGAAGTGCGATGGATCGCATTCGACGTATGGGCTCTGCACAGAGCACGCTTTAGAATGTTGATGGACCTCGATAATACGGTCTATTTAAGCCGAGGCAATGAACCCGAATGGACAATTATGAAGAGCCAAGAAAGCCAAGGAAGATCCATTCTTCATTAAAGCTGACTcccccttcctctctcttttcttctttctcttcttctttcctaTCTCTACCCTAATCCTACCATGTCGTCCGTCCACATCCCCGGCCTGCTACGGCCCGTCATCGCCCTCAATGGCTGGACCTTCATCGTCGAGATCTGGATGTACGCAACGCGCCTCCCAGTCTTCAGCCGTAtcaaagaagcagccgaTCCCTCCACTCTCCGCGGCGAGATCGACAAACGAACTCCCGCCTCGGTGCGCTGGAAGGCCGACAACTACAACCACCTCCTCGAGCAGCCGACGCAGTTCTACGCCATCGCGCTCGCACTGGCCATCGCGCGGTACGGCGCAGACGACCCCCTCGACATTAAACTTGCCTGGGGGTATGTTGGAGTTCGAGTTTTGCATAGTTTGATCCAGTGCACGACGAATACGATTATGCTGCGCTTTTCGGTGTTTTTGGTCTCGTCCGGTATTTTGGCGACTATGACGGGCAGGGCTGCCTTATTGGCTTTCTAAGGGAT is a window of Aspergillus puulaauensis MK2 DNA, chromosome 4, nearly complete sequence DNA encoding:
- a CDS encoding MAPEG family protein (COG:S;~EggNog:ENOG410PP0K;~InterPro:IPR023352,IPR001129;~PFAM:PF01124;~TransMembrane:2 (o12-29i119-142o)); protein product: MSSVHIPGLLRPVIALNGWTFIVEIWMYATRLPVFSRIKEAADPSTLRGEIDKRTPASVRWKADNYNHLLEQPTQFYAIALALAIARYGADDPLDIKLAWGYVGVRVLHSLIQCTTNTIMLRFSVFLVSSGILATMTGRAALLAF
- a CDS encoding NAD(P)H-dependent flavin oxidoreductase (COG:S;~EggNog:ENOG410PHSS;~InterPro:IPR013785,IPR004136;~PFAM:PF03060,PF00478;~go_function: GO:0003824 - catalytic activity [Evidence IEA];~go_function: GO:0018580 - nitronate monooxygenase activity [Evidence IEA];~go_process: GO:0055114 - oxidation-reduction process [Evidence IEA]), which produces MTFSTALTRKLGIALPIVQGGMQWVGYAELAAAVSNAGGLGILTALTQPTPEALRKEIRRCRALTKNPFGVNLTLLPALVAPDYSAYAQVILDEGIRIVETAGNNPGPVINQLKNEAEMTILHKCTTIRHAKSAIKLGVDFLSIDGFECAGHVGEHDITSFILLGRARQELEVPFIASGGFADGHGLIAALALGAEGINMGTRFMCTAESPVHRKIKERIVAADENDTELVLRRWRNTQRLFKNGVTADTLNVEKTSTSGEFSEVAPFVSGKRGREVFLNGDPEYGVWTAGQSIGLIHDIPTCGELLTRIEKEARSAMDRIRRMGSAQSTL
- a CDS encoding uncharacterized protein (COG:S;~EggNog:ENOG410PPCP;~InterPro:IPR011761,IPR011095,IPR013815;~PFAM:PF07478;~go_function: GO:0005524 - ATP binding [Evidence IEA];~go_function: GO:0008716 - D-alanine-D-alanine ligase activity [Evidence IEA];~go_function: GO:0046872 - metal ion binding [Evidence IEA]) → MLTARTLKASIPRSSRQIRTTGTAPTVAVLHQAIDPPVINGVRKPRKPGGYQDSSADIAYTLQQQGIRVVKADADAPVSAHEGWSFPDTEEGIYSAVRQGVTHFWANTILFSSHPLQTSDRLTPLAERVYVVGQPPGLVENFDDKAYLNGQLAGIGGFTLPRSWLVTAEDVGDVVRSIDRYPVVGKPVRGRGSHGVKVCHDKAELQRHTEALLAESPLVMLEEFLAGEEATITVMPPTPSNPRHWSMVPVTRFNHDDGIAPYNGVVAVTANSRVVNLDELKDPAYGKVMRQCEEVAKLIGATAPIRIDVRRFQHGSEFALFDINMKPNMTGPGRPGREDQASLTAIAAASMGWDYGTLLENILHGAQSLSAFRNYRSPF